Sequence from the Erythrolamprus reginae isolate rEryReg1 chromosome Z, rEryReg1.hap1, whole genome shotgun sequence genome:
aactttgcctatccctggtctagggCATCAGTTGGCCTCCAACTGGCCTTGAGCAAAGAGCTCTGCACACCTGGGAACTTTAGGAATAAGCTGTGAAAGACTGCTGAGATAGCTAACCTTGCAACCTGCTAATCTTTCTGACATTCTAAACAGCATGGCAAATGGAGGTTTCTTTTTAGATTGTCAGATTCCTTTTAGAGGGTCAACAGGTTTGTGTTGACTCCTGGTGACCGCCTGGACTGTTCATTGCTAATATTTTCAGAATCTATTTGCCCTTGCTTTCTTTGTAGGGGGAGAAATAAATGGACTGGTCCAAGATTTTGCAGCTGGCCTTGTGCTTAAGACTTAATCCAGAACTCATAATCACATCGTTTTTAGCCTTAAACCAAACACTAACTAGTTTGTTATTCAATtagtatatttatattttcaaagTTTACTAATTGAAGCAAATTCTTCATACTGCAGTCCTCAGCACTGCTTATCATGATTATTTTGAATTAAATCCAGAACTGAATGAAACTTTTTGAAATGAGACTTCAGTGATATACAGGCTCAACCGCAGTGGAAATCTCTCAAAAAGTAACTTTTACCATAGTTGATTGAAACACAAATTCTAAATAACAAAATAGATACGTCAAAGACATTTATATGTGAAATTTTATAATctgttttttccatttttctacaGCTACTTTATCCAAGGAATATGTGAAGCAACTAAAATTAGATAGCAAAATCCAGTTCAAGAGGATATTGGAGGATATACTATGTTAAAATGAGTACTTTTTATTGTTGCGGAAGAAAGATGAAACCTAAATATTAGAACTTTTACAGAAGAATGAAGTTTATCTAAAGCCTGGCACTCCCTTGGTTCAGAAAGGCAAGCTGACATTTTCTTTTACCTACATTAAAGatgttttgattgattgattattctatgttttatacaTACCAACAGTAGCAGTCTTTCAGCTTTTTGCAATTCTTTGAAAAAGAATCTATTGTCCTGTCCAAGGTATTTAAATGTTATGTGAATAAGGGATAATTTATTGATATTAACTTATATTCGGAGGGGGGGGGTGTCTGCTTTCAATAGCCACTTGATCTTTtctagttttatgtatgattacATATtaaattttcaattttatttggaTAAATAATTGTACAGGAAAGGAATTCCAGAAGGCATTTTTCTCAAGCATACTATTAATGGCAGACTAAGACTGTTGCTTCCATAGTCAACCAAGTTGAGCTATTGAAAACCTCACTAAATTCAAGAAATCTTTTTACAATAATAAGTTGTTTTCATTGTGAATCATTTACATACTTTGAGTCTTGACCCTCCAACAGGCTTCGGTAAGTGGCAATCTCCTGTTCCAGCCGTGTTTTGATATCCATGAGCATTCTGTATTCATGATTTTGGCGCTCCATGTCACTTCTTAACTCAGCCAGCTGTTCTTCTACACCAGTGATCAGGTTCTGGATTTGTGCTAGCTGAGAACAATACCGTCCCTCTGTCTCTGCTAAATTGGTTTCCAAGCCAGCTTTCTAATAAGGGAGAAAAATCAGAAGAACTAGCAATCTGAACAACTCCAATATTGAATTGCAGAATATGATCTCCATTATAAAATAGCTGGATTCCAGCTAAGAACTTGAACAATATTTATTGGTACTAGTAGGGTTATGAAATGGGGTGCATAGTACTACTGCATCTTGCAATATTGCAGTCATTTCCATTTAACCTGGAATGCTTTAatgctagattttttaaaaatggtacagACATTGAAGGATGAAAAATCTTGCAATTTTTCTAAAGCTACTAAGTTTCTTTCAATTTCCTATTTTTCCATTAGGCTCATCCCATTTCTATACTCAGCTGAAATGTTTGctattaaataaatatgtatgcatTTTTAGCAAATTTATCCTAAcattatttattacattatttcaggaatataagtattttcttttatatacacccTTTTAAAGTTTGCATTGTAAAATTCAGAGAACTGTGAATTTCAATGGATagttgaattttcttttttaaaaaaatattgtttggaATTGAAAAGCTACGAACTACTAAAATATGCTTGATATGACTTATTCTCATTTAAAATTTGAGCAAAACAACATACCATACTAAGCTGTGATTGCAGCTCAATCTCCAAACTCTGTATTGTACGTCTTATTTCTGAAATCTCAGACTTGCTTGTCTGTAGTTGTTCAGTGTTGGTAGCAACTTCACGATTAAGTTCTTCAGTCTGGGCGCAGAAgaatgaaaaacaattaaaatatgctGAGTAATGTTGCAGGGCTTTCAATAGTAAATCTCTAATTAATTCCTAGTAGATCAAATAGACATAATTAGAAACATTCACAGACTTACAGCACGATCTGAAACATGTTTGCACAGGGATATAGAAAGAATTTCATTCCTTACATGTTACATTGAAGCTGTAACCGAACACATATCTggaatattatatagaaatggATATCCAGAATTTCCCAATTaattctacttttttaaaaaaatttgccaggaaaaaaaagaaagggaagaatattttttatttttattaatagcatGAAGAACCTTTTGAATGAAAATCCCAGGATGTTGTAAAAAGGCAAACAATTTAGTATAGTATAGCCTTTATCGTCATTGTacataatataaacaataaaagttCTGGAAAGGCAGTGTACCTTGGTAAAGAACCAGGCCTCAGCATCTCTTCGGTTTCTGTCAGccatttgttcatattgttctcTCATGTCAGCCAAAATTTTGGTGAGATCAACTCCAGGTGCAGCATCCATCTCAACATTAACCTTTCCTGTTAGCTGAGTACTGAATTCTTTCATTAACTTTGGGAGGCAAGAAAAGGAGCAGACAATTAATTAGTTTTCTCTCTACATAGTACCTCTTTTCTGTTATCTGCAAACAGCAGTTGTATCCCTGAAGGCTTTAATGCTTGGAATAATCTTCTGATGAGCAACAGTAACCAACACCATTGATTGTTGTTCTATACATTGTTAGGCTTAAAAATCAACTGGTATTTTCTAGTAGCTATCGAGAGCTAGTTTCCTAATCCCAGCTCTATAAAAAGAAataggagagaggcagcataatccaattcaataaataaaataaaataactatattCAATTTGCTccccttcaatctttcccaggaAAAGTAATTTCTTTTGGAGAGAAATGACAGGCAAGCTATAATTTATGTGGATGCTGGTTTCCAATAGCCTCTTCCAGCAATCCACATCGGCGCTATCTTACCATAAGATGGAACCTCGTATTATTTGGATGAGACACAACCTCTATTTTTGTAAAGATGACTAATCTTTAGCTTAGTGCAGTGTGTGGCCTCCCCTAACGTGTGTCATCCTAGAATTCTTCCAAAATTATTATCTTATTAACTGTGTTGAatcaataatttgaaaatatcaatCAGATTTTATCTCTGCTTTAGTTCCTATCCTATATTTTTGTCTTGACCCCAtccgggtttttttttaaatccagccATCCACCATCTGGTGATCAACATTTTAAATATAGAACTCATAAAACAGTAAGAGTCTACCTATGGATGGTGATTGATTATTTTATACTGCCTTCTCAATGTGTCTGTCATGGTCttctccattttcttttctcCATTACTCACCTCCTCATGGTTCTTCTTGAGGTAGGCCagatcttccttcttctcttcaatTTGCATTTCTATGTCAGATTTAAACAGAGTTAGTTCATCCAGGACTCTGCGCAGACCGTTGATGTCACTCTCAACACCCTGGCGGAGATGCAGCTCATTCTCGTACCTGAGAACACACCAGGAAAAAAGGTTCAAGAATTCCAAATAGCAACAAAACACGTTGTAGCTAAATAGTCTTTCGTAAGTTTTGCTATCTCTATGTATTGAAGCATACAACTTTTCAagcatttttccattttttttctcaatttcttcagtagaactttttttttcttttaaggaatTACATGCCTACTttacaaaatacagtattttatttgagGGCCTACTCAATGTGACAACATTTTGAAGGTTGGGAAACTGCTGACCAGCAGTTAGAACCTGGATAACATACTTAGCAtacttcccccaggcttattataatttatgtttcatatgtatgtgctgtttggtttttaattatgatagggtttttagttttttaatattagatttgtgccattataatctgcggagaggggcggcatacaaatccaataataataataataataataataataataataataataataataataataataatattgtttttatcgttgttgtgagtcgccctgagtcttcggagaggggcggcatacaaatctaataaattattattattattattattattattattattattattagcagacATACAAATCACCTCCCATTTGACCCATTAAGATGAAATAGTTTCAATTATCATTTAAGTTATTAAATTTGAATTATACATATAACTCAGCATGTTCTAGCTGTTCTCCCCCCCCTCATTTTTGACAGTGGATGAGAAGCTATCTTACTTTTATTCTGTTTATCTTTTAAGTTCAACCAGATTCATTAATTGCTACATATCGTAGGTTTGAGGGCCAATGTTTTTTCCAAGGGCCCCTGCATGCTTAACTGGCCATTCCCACCTTGCCCCCTTTTTTTGCTGTTATTGTTGTGCTTTTTTCACACAACTGACAATGAGCAAgccttttctctccttttctgatTATCCATCATTGTTTGCTCAAGGCCACCAACCTGCTAGTATCTATTCCAACCTTGCATAGGGCAAAGTTAACTAATAGAGACATAGACTTGTAGTCCTTGgggaataaaaaatagaacagcaaaaaaaaacagcGAAAAAAACTCACTTCAGTCTGAAATCATCAGCAGCCAGTCTAGCATTATCAATCTCCAAAACAATCCTAGAATTATCAATTGTACCATCAAGAATCtgtcaaagaaaaaagaagatgggggggggagggacatTGAATATAGGAGAGCTTTTAGTCCTTGAAGATGCTTTGGCTTAGCCATTAAACAAGTGGAGGGCAATTTGTATACACTTTCTCCTTTAATTATCTAGTGTAGGATGCCTCCAGATGACTTTGGAGAAGATGTTCAGAAGCTGTTAAGACAGCAAAAAGTGTTGAGGCATGTGTTAAACCATGATTCCATGGGTTATAAGACAGCGGTGAGATAAAACATCAACTTTCTGTTACTATAACCTATGTCAATAAAGTAtagttttaggttttttaatgcaGCCAGTTTCATGATCTGGACTATCTCTAAGATTTTCCCAAGGAATACTAGTCAGTCTTCATGGATAACTGAAAGTTTTAGGATGGCATAATCTGATTTTGCAACGCATTATGCAATTGCCTAGAATTCATATTCAGTCAGTCAGTGGAAAGTATCTTTCCTTTGCCTCCACCATCATTACTATATGAAGTCTGCCAACTTTTTCTTGACATAACAGGAGTTCTTTAACCAtaccaaaatatttacataaaaaAAGTCAATCCTGGAATAATTCCAGTCCAGACTGGAATAATTTAGGTACTGCTGAGAAAGTGACTGGAATATTCCTCAGCATCACTTCCAGTCATCCAGGTATACATATTGGATAGGATTCTGCTCTTGGAAAGAACTTAAGCAATCCTTTAGGTAGCCTTGACATATATTATGCTGTGATTACCTGGCAATGTGGCTTAATTAATATAACTATATTATCTAAATGAGTCCTTCCTGGCTGGTAAAGTCATCTCTTAAAAACATTTTACATTGATGTTATGGTCTTGGTCCTATAATTTTTTTGGGGAGGGATGTAGAAGATACGTGTATGGTTTCTACATTAAAATTTAATATGCATTTAATAGTGGGAGCAGaatgaaataacattttaaagacaAACATAGGATGGATGTGAAAGAGGCatacacaaacatacagacaaagaTCTTTATttgatctaatttttttaaaaattcacaacCTGAAAGAATAAGAGTTATCATCCAAAATATGAGAATAATGCACTTTAGAATAAGGGATAGAAGtacagaggaggagaagaaggaggaaacaTTTAAAACTTGATCAGTTAACAATGTAATTCCTTGTTCAGGATCCTACCTTATCACGGAGATCTGAAATCAACTTGTAATAATGGCTGTAGTCCTTGGCTGGGC
This genomic interval carries:
- the LOC139175804 gene encoding keratin, type I cytoskeletal 15-like isoform X2, with protein sequence MGPGNTVDASFFTLDKPRTSLASELSFTMSYYYKSSSSSYGGGGGGGSGRVASVHHGPSSIHGGAGGRVSASSARFVSSGSGYGGGYGHGGGLGYGSSGGLAYGSCFGAGMGGGYGGGVGGGYGAGLGGGYGGGVGGGYGAGLDFACGTGGGDGGLLTGNEKITMQNLNDRLANYLDKVRALEDANTELEVKIRDWHQKQAPSSPAKDYSHYYKLISDLRDKILDGTIDNSRIVLEIDNARLAADDFRLKYENELHLRQGVESDINGLRRVLDELTLFKSDIEMQIEEKKEDLAYLKKNHEELMKEFSTQLTGKVNVEMDAAPGVDLTKILADMREQYEQMADRNRRDAEAWFFTKTEELNREVATNTEQLQTSKSEISEIRRTIQSLEIELQSQLSMKAGLETNLAETEGRYCSQLAQIQNLITGVEEQLAELRSDMERQNHEYRMLMDIKTRLEQEIATYRSLLEGQDSKLPGWSPKDASYGGGSSTITYSSGGSGGGGAISGSSYSGGGSSVTTGKIRSGNF